The Parvibaculaceae bacterium PLY_AMNH_Bact1 genome window below encodes:
- a CDS encoding LPS-assembly protein LptD (Derived by automated computational analysis using gene prediction method: Protein Homology.), whose protein sequence is MSWRSFTPTWQIALVFAAAFVFISNSVSAADIKPGGNVLMQADTLSYDQDSRTVTAMGDVEVAYGDRIMTADKMTYNETTGVVVATGNVVLLEPSGDVIFAERAELSDELRDGVIDTLQVLMADKSRLAGNEAQRRNGNVTTMYKGVFSPCEVCAEEGKTTPLWQIKAFRVVHNQEEQRIIYEDAFFELFGIPIAYIPFFSHPDPTIDRQSGFLAPSIGNSSDVGTSFSVPYFWAINDSIDMTFEPTFMTKEGTLFEVEYRQALESGSFEVDVAAIWPEAEPVAGTPGDENFRGSLFAHGDFQIDGEWSWGFESELTSDDTFLRRFNLSDETDLTSTAYVKAESGRNLFTAEGFYFQGLLSSDDPRQTPVVAPLMNYHHEFGGQVLGGTTALDVNALVLNRNDGADSRRLSMDLGWDAESITSTGEVYSFFANMRGDIYHTDNVVLDSGQVSTPTTVARALPTVGAEWRWPLVRQGGTTRQLVEPIVQLIYAPNTGDRDEIPDEDSLSFEFDTSNLLDASRFAGLDRWEGGSRANLGFRASIFGEEGGTASVELGQTFRLRENNTFDSSSGLRDQESDYVGRISLIPSDNFSIDHRFRLDKSDFTFRRNEVDVTGIWGPLSGTLGYAFFDQSLSAALGEREELTLSGTYRLTDYWSVSGYTRRDIEGRQTLSNYANIGYADECMSVGLGFSQSFTRDRDIEPTNSIIFSIVLKHLGGTQFTSALGQQSGS, encoded by the coding sequence TTGAGTTGGCGAAGCTTCACTCCAACCTGGCAAATCGCTTTGGTTTTTGCCGCGGCATTTGTGTTCATATCAAACAGTGTTTCCGCTGCCGATATTAAGCCTGGCGGTAATGTCCTCATGCAAGCGGACACGCTTTCCTACGATCAGGACTCCCGGACAGTCACAGCGATGGGCGATGTTGAGGTCGCTTATGGCGACCGCATCATGACCGCCGATAAAATGACCTACAACGAAACCACAGGTGTTGTGGTCGCTACAGGCAACGTTGTCTTGCTGGAGCCGAGCGGCGATGTGATCTTTGCCGAACGGGCAGAACTCTCTGATGAGTTGCGCGATGGTGTGATCGACACACTACAGGTTTTAATGGCAGACAAATCGCGGCTTGCCGGGAACGAAGCTCAACGGCGCAATGGCAATGTCACGACAATGTACAAAGGTGTGTTTAGCCCGTGCGAAGTCTGCGCCGAAGAGGGAAAAACGACGCCGCTCTGGCAAATCAAAGCTTTCCGGGTTGTGCATAATCAAGAGGAACAGAGGATCATCTATGAAGATGCTTTCTTCGAGCTCTTTGGTATTCCGATTGCCTACATTCCGTTCTTTTCACATCCTGACCCGACTATCGACAGGCAATCCGGTTTCCTGGCTCCGTCTATCGGCAACTCGAGTGATGTCGGGACATCTTTCAGCGTGCCCTATTTTTGGGCGATCAATGACAGCATCGACATGACCTTTGAGCCAACCTTCATGACGAAAGAAGGCACGCTCTTTGAAGTCGAATATCGACAGGCCTTGGAAAGTGGGTCCTTTGAGGTAGACGTTGCCGCAATTTGGCCCGAAGCTGAACCCGTTGCCGGAACTCCTGGAGATGAAAATTTCCGAGGAAGCTTGTTTGCCCATGGAGATTTTCAGATTGATGGCGAATGGAGCTGGGGCTTTGAGAGCGAGTTAACCTCCGACGATACGTTTCTCAGGCGGTTCAACCTGTCAGATGAAACTGACCTCACCAGCACCGCTTACGTCAAAGCAGAAAGTGGACGAAACCTTTTCACTGCTGAGGGTTTCTACTTTCAAGGCCTATTGTCTTCAGACGATCCACGTCAAACCCCCGTGGTCGCGCCCCTTATGAACTATCATCATGAGTTTGGTGGACAAGTGCTGGGCGGTACAACAGCTCTTGATGTCAATGCTCTGGTGCTGAACCGGAACGATGGCGCAGACTCCCGTCGCCTCTCGATGGACCTTGGTTGGGACGCAGAATCGATCACGTCAACCGGCGAAGTTTATTCCTTCTTTGCCAACATGCGCGGCGATATCTACCACACTGACAATGTCGTGCTGGATAGTGGACAAGTCTCCACGCCCACGACTGTTGCCCGTGCATTACCTACCGTCGGAGCTGAATGGCGTTGGCCATTGGTTCGACAAGGCGGAACAACACGACAATTGGTCGAACCCATTGTTCAGTTGATTTACGCGCCGAATACTGGTGATCGCGACGAAATACCGGACGAAGATTCACTCAGTTTCGAATTTGATACTTCCAACCTGCTAGATGCCAGCCGATTTGCGGGCCTGGACCGGTGGGAAGGTGGATCACGCGCCAATCTTGGCTTTCGCGCCTCGATTTTCGGGGAAGAAGGTGGAACAGCCTCGGTTGAGCTCGGCCAGACATTCCGCCTCAGGGAAAATAACACATTCGACAGCTCATCGGGTCTGCGAGATCAGGAATCGGATTATGTAGGGCGTATCTCCCTCATTCCATCTGATAACTTTTCGATCGACCACCGGTTTCGGTTGGATAAAAGTGATTTCACTTTCAGACGGAACGAAGTTGATGTCACCGGAATCTGGGGGCCGCTGTCAGGCACTTTGGGCTACGCTTTCTTTGACCAGAGCCTATCGGCTGCGCTTGGAGAACGCGAAGAACTGACGTTAAGTGGCACATACAGGTTGACCGACTATTGGAGCGTATCGGGGTACACTCGCCGGGATATTGAAGGACGCCAGACGCTTAGCAATTATGCGAATATTGGGTACGCAGACGAATGTATGTCTGTCGGCCTGGGCTTCTCACAATCCTTCACGCGAGACCGTGATATTGAGCCGACAAACTCGATCATTTTCTCGATTGTCCTCAAACATCTGGGTGGAACCCAATTCACCAGCGCATTAGGTCAACAATCCGGCAGTTAG
- the lptG gene encoding LPS export ABC transporter permease LptG (Derived by automated computational analysis using gene prediction method: Protein Homology. GO_component: GO:0005886 - plasma membrane [Evidence IEA]; GO_function: GO:0015221 - lipopolysaccharide transmembrane transporter activity [Evidence IEA]; GO_process: GO:0015920 - lipopolysaccharide transport [Evidence IEA]) gives MHLSWTFSRYFSRLFLYAVGISFLICLAIIFLADFVELLRRTSTKDDVGIGIVISMAFLRLPSLGWEVMPFAVLIGGMASLLRLNRSQELVVARAAGVSVWQFLMPAVFVAFLIGVVAVTVYNPIAATMVSQFGQLESKFIKGRASLLSVAQTGFWLRESDENGKSVVHALRGSSTDGIELQDVIIFRYTNDNVFAGRLDASSADLQPGYWQLKEVWLAEPSGQPRYHDTYQLATELQPERVHESFNRPETISFWDLPRFIELAEEAGFSARQHRIHFHSLLASPILFATMVLVAATFSMRISRLGGVGQLIIAAIFAGFMLFFLTRLSLAFGSSGIIPPILAAWAPALIAMLLGLSALFHLEDG, from the coding sequence ATGCACCTTTCCTGGACATTCTCACGATATTTCAGCCGCCTGTTTCTCTATGCGGTGGGGATTTCATTTCTGATTTGTCTTGCCATCATCTTCCTCGCAGACTTCGTTGAACTGCTTCGGCGAACTTCCACAAAAGATGATGTCGGCATTGGCATCGTGATCTCGATGGCTTTTTTACGTCTTCCCAGTCTTGGCTGGGAGGTGATGCCGTTTGCTGTGTTGATTGGCGGCATGGCCTCGCTTCTTCGGCTGAACCGAAGTCAGGAGTTGGTGGTTGCACGCGCCGCCGGAGTGTCTGTCTGGCAGTTTCTGATGCCCGCCGTGTTTGTCGCCTTCCTCATAGGTGTCGTCGCTGTGACCGTCTACAACCCCATCGCTGCAACGATGGTTTCGCAGTTCGGGCAGTTGGAGAGCAAGTTCATCAAAGGCCGCGCGAGCCTCTTGTCGGTCGCACAAACGGGCTTCTGGCTTCGCGAGTCCGATGAGAATGGCAAATCTGTTGTTCACGCGTTGCGGGGAAGCAGCACGGATGGGATTGAACTACAGGACGTGATCATATTCCGCTATACAAACGACAATGTGTTTGCTGGGCGTCTGGATGCGTCGAGTGCTGATCTGCAGCCTGGCTACTGGCAGCTGAAAGAGGTTTGGTTGGCGGAGCCATCCGGGCAGCCCAGATATCACGATACCTATCAATTGGCGACGGAACTTCAACCAGAGCGCGTGCACGAAAGCTTTAACCGGCCAGAGACTATATCTTTCTGGGATCTACCGCGCTTCATCGAACTGGCTGAAGAAGCGGGCTTTTCAGCACGCCAGCATCGTATTCATTTCCACTCCTTGCTCGCCAGCCCGATTTTGTTTGCGACTATGGTCCTTGTCGCCGCAACCTTTTCGATGCGAATTTCCCGCCTTGGCGGTGTCGGCCAGTTGATCATCGCCGCCATTTTTGCGGGATTTATGCTGTTTTTCCTGACCCGCCTGTCACTCGCATTCGGGAGCTCTGGAATCATCCCTCCAATACTGGCAGCCTGGGCACCCGCCCTGATTGCCATGCTCCTCGGCCTTTCCGCCCTTTTCCACCTTGAAGACGGCTGA
- the lptF gene encoding LPS export ABC transporter permease LptF (Derived by automated computational analysis using gene prediction method: Protein Homology. GO_component: GO:0005886 - plasma membrane [Evidence IEA]; GO_function: GO:0015221 - lipopolysaccharide transmembrane transporter activity [Evidence IEA]; GO_process: GO:0015920 - lipopolysaccharide transport [Evidence IEA]) translates to MMTGFTRYILWQATGPLLLATLALTGIIWLTQALRLLDVIIAQGQGAGTYFFLTLLSIPSVLTLVLPISLFIGVLYSLHRLYSDSELVVMFSAGISRWGVAKPLLILTGLVSVVILSLNIYIAPAGLREVKKRLYEIRADFASAMIREGAFNNPINGLTVYVRNRKLNGTIEGILVHDNRDPIEPVTYMAETGNLVFSNTGPRLVMFNGNIQRASSADGETSLSLLYFDKYTYDLSQFSSGTSTQYYEGRERYLSDLLWPDPDDIYAANYRPRLLAEAHDRLAGILYPFMLTFIALASLISAEFNRRGYAFRLGVAAVLALGARLVSLILFSTTVTYTEVALAMYLFPLTICCVAAASISGLRVGRLFAPVRAMISSRSKTAVHGGGA, encoded by the coding sequence ATGATGACCGGCTTCACCCGCTACATTCTTTGGCAGGCGACAGGACCGCTATTGCTCGCCACCCTCGCACTTACGGGGATCATCTGGCTGACTCAAGCCCTGCGGCTGCTTGATGTGATCATCGCCCAGGGACAAGGTGCTGGCACCTACTTTTTCCTGACGCTGCTTTCTATCCCCAGCGTGTTGACCTTGGTGCTGCCTATTTCACTCTTCATTGGGGTGCTCTACTCACTCCATCGGCTTTACTCGGACAGTGAATTGGTTGTCATGTTCTCCGCTGGCATCAGCCGTTGGGGCGTGGCCAAACCGCTGTTGATTCTCACTGGTCTTGTGAGTGTGGTAATCCTGAGCCTCAACATCTACATCGCTCCTGCTGGCCTCCGGGAGGTAAAAAAGCGCTTGTATGAGATCCGGGCCGACTTCGCATCGGCGATGATCCGTGAGGGGGCATTCAACAACCCAATCAATGGTCTGACTGTCTATGTCCGCAACAGGAAGTTGAACGGAACCATCGAGGGCATTTTGGTTCATGACAATCGAGACCCCATCGAGCCGGTTACCTATATGGCCGAAACAGGAAACCTGGTGTTCTCGAACACAGGCCCACGGCTGGTGATGTTCAACGGCAACATTCAACGCGCCAGCAGCGCTGATGGGGAAACCTCCCTCAGCCTCCTCTATTTCGACAAATACACCTATGACCTCAGCCAGTTTTCCTCCGGTACTTCCACACAATATTACGAAGGCCGGGAGCGCTATTTATCGGATCTTTTGTGGCCCGACCCGGATGACATTTATGCAGCCAACTACCGGCCGCGGCTCCTTGCTGAAGCACATGATCGCCTCGCAGGTATCCTCTACCCGTTCATGCTGACCTTTATCGCGCTGGCGAGTCTCATTTCCGCTGAATTCAACCGACGTGGGTATGCGTTCCGGCTTGGCGTTGCTGCGGTGCTTGCGCTTGGTGCACGGCTTGTTTCACTCATCCTCTTCAGCACCACAGTGACTTACACCGAAGTGGCTCTTGCCATGTATCTGTTTCCTCTGACGATCTGTTGCGTTGCCGCTGCATCAATATCAGGTCTTCGAGTCGGCCGGCTGTTCGCACCAGTTCGAGCCATGATCTCGTCTCGCTCCAAGACTGCCGTCCACGGCGGGGGAGCCTGA
- a CDS encoding leucyl aminopeptidase (Derived by automated computational analysis using gene prediction method: Protein Homology. GO_function: GO:0030145 - manganese ion binding [Evidence IEA]; GO_function: GO:0070006 - metalloaminopeptidase activity [Evidence IEA]; GO_process: GO:0006508 - proteolysis [Evidence IEA]), translating into MNVTFADFSLPKTGAVAVFAAEGKPLSGRAAEIDKKTGGALKRAMKGAEFKGSKGQMIDLLSPKGLSAARVVLVGLGKPEKLTASTYETLGGSLVGHLEKTADKTVAVAIDPIKGSSVGEEEAAAHIGFGAKLRGYKFDKYQTKKKRPAPSKTKLGKVTIMSAVTTQARRHFSPLGKIADGVCIARDLVNEPANILHPSEFAGRAKELTKLGVKVDVLGEKAMQKLGMGALLGVGQGSVRESQLVTMQWMGGEKGEAPVAFVGKGVCFDTGGISLKPGAGMEDMKGDMGGAACVTGLMHALAARKAPVNAVGVIGLVENMPDAGAQRPGDIVTAADGQTIEIINTDAEGRLVLADALWYTQDKFDPKFMIDLATLTGAIMVALGQEYAGLFSNDDELSEQLTASGQMVNEKVWRLPMGEPYDKMINSKFADMKNTGSRYGGSITAAQFLQRFVDGRPWAHIDIAGTAMNSPASAINTSWGSGYGVRLLNKLVADHYEN; encoded by the coding sequence ATGAATGTGACTTTTGCCGATTTTTCCTTGCCCAAAACCGGGGCAGTGGCCGTATTTGCAGCCGAAGGCAAGCCTCTGAGCGGCCGTGCCGCGGAAATCGACAAAAAGACAGGTGGAGCCCTCAAACGCGCGATGAAGGGGGCTGAATTCAAGGGCTCTAAGGGGCAGATGATCGATCTGTTGTCGCCCAAGGGCCTGTCAGCTGCGCGTGTGGTTTTGGTCGGGCTTGGCAAACCAGAGAAGCTCACCGCCTCGACTTATGAAACCCTGGGCGGCTCACTCGTCGGCCATCTTGAGAAGACGGCTGACAAAACTGTTGCGGTTGCAATCGATCCGATCAAAGGGTCGTCAGTTGGTGAAGAGGAAGCGGCGGCGCACATCGGGTTCGGGGCGAAGCTCCGGGGCTACAAGTTCGACAAATATCAGACAAAGAAAAAGCGTCCTGCGCCATCCAAAACAAAGCTTGGCAAGGTCACAATTATGTCGGCCGTGACCACCCAGGCGCGTCGGCACTTTTCTCCATTGGGCAAGATCGCGGACGGCGTTTGTATTGCACGAGACCTCGTCAACGAGCCAGCCAACATCCTTCATCCCAGCGAGTTTGCAGGACGCGCGAAAGAACTCACCAAGCTTGGCGTGAAAGTTGATGTGCTTGGTGAAAAAGCCATGCAAAAGCTGGGTATGGGCGCGCTGCTCGGTGTCGGGCAGGGGTCTGTTCGTGAAAGCCAACTCGTCACCATGCAATGGATGGGCGGCGAAAAGGGCGAAGCACCTGTCGCTTTTGTCGGCAAAGGCGTTTGCTTTGATACAGGCGGTATCTCGCTGAAACCCGGTGCCGGCATGGAAGATATGAAGGGTGATATGGGCGGCGCTGCCTGTGTGACAGGTCTCATGCATGCCCTGGCAGCGCGGAAAGCACCGGTAAATGCAGTTGGCGTGATCGGCCTGGTTGAAAACATGCCGGACGCCGGTGCACAACGCCCTGGAGACATTGTGACTGCTGCAGATGGCCAGACCATCGAAATCATTAACACCGATGCTGAAGGCCGGCTCGTGCTCGCTGATGCGCTTTGGTATACGCAGGATAAGTTTGATCCAAAATTTATGATCGATCTGGCGACCCTGACCGGTGCCATCATGGTGGCGCTCGGACAGGAATATGCAGGCCTCTTCTCCAATGACGACGAGTTGAGCGAGCAACTCACCGCATCGGGACAGATGGTCAATGAGAAAGTTTGGCGTCTTCCCATGGGCGAGCCTTATGACAAGATGATCAACTCCAAATTTGCCGACATGAAAAACACAGGCAGCCGGTATGGTGGATCCATTACGGCTGCGCAGTTCCTACAGCGCTTTGTTGATGGCCGCCCATGGGCGCATATCGATATTGCGGGAACAGCGATGAATTCGCCAGCGAGCGCCATCAATACAAGCTGGGGGTCTGGCTATGGCGTGCGTTTGCTGAACAAGCTCGTCGCTGACCATTACGAAAATTGA
- a CDS encoding DNA polymerase III subunit chi (Derived by automated computational analysis using gene prediction method: Protein Homology. GO_function: GO:0003677 - DNA binding [Evidence IEA]; GO_function: GO:0003887 - DNA-directed DNA polymerase activity [Evidence IEA]; GO_process: GO:0006260 - DNA replication [Evidence IEA]) → MTEVLFYHLQQTSLEQVLPSLLERSLERGWKAVVQVGNPERLDALNGALWTYSDDAFLPHGTEEDGPLEKQPVALTAESVNPNGADVLFLVDGAVPGEIEPYERCVLMFDGRDDEAVGAARGHWKTLSEGRHDVTYWQQNDAGGWEKKA, encoded by the coding sequence TTGACCGAGGTTCTTTTTTATCATCTGCAGCAAACGTCGTTGGAGCAAGTGCTGCCCTCGCTCTTGGAGCGCAGTTTGGAACGAGGCTGGAAGGCCGTGGTCCAGGTTGGCAATCCTGAACGCCTCGATGCTCTGAACGGAGCACTGTGGACCTACAGTGATGATGCCTTCCTGCCTCACGGGACTGAGGAAGACGGACCTTTAGAGAAGCAGCCTGTGGCACTGACGGCTGAGAGCGTAAATCCCAACGGAGCAGATGTGCTGTTCCTGGTCGACGGCGCGGTACCGGGCGAAATCGAACCTTATGAACGCTGTGTTCTCATGTTCGATGGCAGGGATGATGAGGCTGTCGGCGCAGCGCGGGGCCACTGGAAGACCCTCAGCGAGGGCAGACATGACGTGACCTACTGGCAGCAAAACGATGCTGGCGGTTGGGAGAAAAAGGCCTGA
- a CDS encoding MBL fold metallo-hydrolase (Derived by automated computational analysis using gene prediction method: Protein Homology.) — MKKLGAVVLAILVLGGLGYYIALLQMSDVDEALYSIDLGKVRTLSTSIEGPLPSKVNTEAPVGIEFPGAAVITGWSWAPHQLPIYAYQVVYADRHIMIDAAMSKDQAAIGGGATFFNDESYARLMTALTNAQQIVFTHEHYDHVGGAVAHPDAIALLDRVRLTDLQLAYPEKWGDVHYPEGALEDYEPLSYDGMMALAPGMVLIEAAGHTPGSQIVYVRRNDGQEYFFIGDVAWNYAGIDQVRTRPNLVSYGFLGEDRARTHAQVAELKQLEAANPEIAIIVGHDARRTGSQIAAGILGDQFE; from the coding sequence ATGAAAAAGCTTGGCGCGGTCGTTCTGGCCATTTTGGTTCTTGGTGGTCTTGGCTACTACATCGCATTGTTGCAGATGAGTGATGTCGATGAAGCTCTTTACTCGATCGATCTGGGCAAGGTGCGCACCTTGAGCACCAGCATTGAGGGGCCGCTCCCCTCAAAGGTGAATACGGAAGCCCCGGTCGGGATCGAGTTCCCTGGTGCAGCCGTGATCACAGGGTGGAGTTGGGCGCCGCATCAGTTGCCGATTTATGCCTATCAGGTCGTCTATGCAGATCGGCATATCATGATCGATGCCGCCATGAGCAAAGACCAGGCGGCGATTGGGGGCGGAGCCACCTTCTTTAACGATGAGTCCTATGCCCGGTTGATGACCGCTTTGACCAATGCACAGCAGATCGTCTTCACCCACGAACACTATGATCACGTGGGTGGGGCTGTCGCGCACCCGGACGCGATTGCGTTGCTCGATAGGGTCCGCTTAACCGATCTGCAACTTGCCTATCCGGAAAAATGGGGTGATGTGCATTACCCTGAGGGTGCGCTTGAAGATTATGAACCCCTTTCCTATGACGGCATGATGGCGTTAGCCCCTGGCATGGTTTTGATCGAGGCAGCGGGCCACACCCCGGGCAGCCAAATCGTGTATGTACGCCGCAATGATGGACAGGAATATTTCTTCATCGGAGATGTTGCCTGGAACTATGCGGGGATTGATCAAGTGCGCACACGGCCCAATCTCGTGAGCTACGGCTTCCTTGGCGAAGACCGAGCAAGAACCCATGCGCAGGTCGCCGAACTGAAACAATTGGAGGCGGCCAATCCTGAGATTGCCATCATCGTTGGTCACGATGCACGTCGCACGGGCAGCCAGATCGCAGCTGGTATACTTGGGGATCAGTTCGAGTAG
- a CDS encoding ABC-F family ATP-binding cassette domain-containing protein (Derived by automated computational analysis using gene prediction method: Protein Homology.) → MLHINDITYRIDGRLLINHATAAIPAGHKVGLVGRNGSGKSTLLKLITKQLEPETGSISLPKRSVIGGVAQEAPAGPTSLIDTVLAANTERASLLEEAETATDPHRIAEIQTRLADMNAHAAPARAATILAGLGFDEETQARPCSDFSGGWRMRVALAAVLFAEPDLLLLDEPTNYLDLEGAIWLENYLKTYPYSVIIVSHDRDLLNRSVQGILHLDQMKLTYYQGGYDRFERTRREKQALQMAMKSKQEDAKRHMEKFVERFRYKASKARQAQSRLKALSKLEPIPDIVSDRMLPFHFPNAETPLASPIARLERASVGYEEGTPVLSGMDLRIDQDDRIALLGANGNGKSTFAKLLSSKLTTQAGHFYKSKKLRVAYFAQHQLDELHADWSAYDHFRELMPDATQAQVRARTGAAGFGADKADTKAGNLSGGEKARLLFSLATFHKPHLMILDEPTNHLDIQAREALVLALNEFEGAVILISHDRHLIEMTADRLWLIADGGVSRWEGDLADYQKWLLDPARRNGPLSHVDEEDAEDGPDPEATRKQLRRDAAKARASIAPLKKDIEEATAAIEKARTFIEKVDARLANGGLYRTDPDRAAELVRGRGAAQKSLDKAEDRWLKASDAYEKAKEAVAKGADPKSKSYSN, encoded by the coding sequence ATGTTGCATATTAACGACATTACCTACCGGATAGATGGTCGCCTGCTGATCAATCATGCAACGGCGGCGATCCCTGCTGGTCACAAGGTTGGCCTTGTTGGGCGCAATGGATCTGGGAAATCGACCCTTCTGAAGTTGATTACCAAGCAGCTAGAGCCTGAAACAGGCAGCATCTCGCTGCCCAAACGCTCGGTTATTGGCGGCGTCGCCCAGGAAGCCCCTGCGGGGCCCACCAGCCTCATCGACACGGTCTTGGCGGCGAACACAGAGCGCGCCTCCCTGCTAGAGGAAGCGGAAACGGCGACGGACCCCCATCGCATTGCCGAAATTCAAACCCGCCTCGCTGACATGAACGCCCATGCAGCGCCAGCACGGGCCGCGACCATTCTTGCTGGCCTGGGTTTTGACGAAGAAACCCAAGCACGTCCCTGCTCGGATTTTTCGGGTGGCTGGCGGATGCGTGTTGCCCTTGCTGCTGTTCTCTTTGCAGAGCCGGATCTGCTTCTCCTCGATGAACCGACCAACTATCTCGATCTGGAAGGCGCTATCTGGCTTGAGAATTATCTGAAGACATATCCCTACTCCGTCATCATTGTGAGCCATGATCGCGACCTGCTGAACCGCTCAGTTCAGGGCATTCTTCATCTTGATCAGATGAAGCTCACCTACTACCAGGGCGGCTACGACCGGTTTGAGCGCACACGGCGCGAAAAACAAGCCCTGCAGATGGCGATGAAGAGCAAACAGGAAGACGCCAAGCGCCATATGGAAAAGTTCGTAGAGCGTTTCCGTTACAAAGCCAGCAAGGCACGGCAGGCTCAGAGCCGGTTGAAAGCCCTGTCAAAACTTGAGCCCATCCCGGACATTGTCTCTGATCGAATGCTGCCCTTTCATTTTCCCAATGCGGAAACGCCGCTGGCCTCCCCCATCGCCAGACTGGAACGTGCGTCCGTTGGGTATGAAGAAGGCACCCCGGTTTTGTCTGGCATGGACTTGCGCATTGATCAGGATGATCGGATCGCCCTTTTGGGGGCAAACGGCAATGGCAAATCAACCTTTGCGAAGCTCCTGTCCAGCAAACTCACGACCCAGGCTGGCCATTTCTATAAATCCAAGAAGCTGCGGGTTGCCTATTTTGCCCAGCACCAGCTTGATGAACTGCATGCGGATTGGAGTGCGTACGACCATTTCCGCGAATTGATGCCAGACGCAACCCAGGCACAGGTCCGTGCGCGGACAGGTGCGGCGGGCTTTGGCGCGGACAAGGCTGACACCAAAGCTGGCAACCTGTCTGGCGGCGAGAAAGCACGGTTGCTCTTTTCTCTGGCTACATTTCACAAGCCACATCTCATGATCCTCGATGAGCCAACAAACCATCTGGACATTCAGGCACGGGAAGCTCTGGTCCTGGCGCTCAACGAATTTGAAGGGGCTGTGATCCTGATCAGTCATGACCGCCATCTGATTGAGATGACGGCGGACCGGCTTTGGCTGATTGCTGACGGCGGTGTGTCACGGTGGGAAGGAGATCTGGCCGACTATCAGAAGTGGCTGCTTGATCCTGCACGTCGCAATGGACCGCTCTCACACGTAGACGAGGAAGATGCAGAGGACGGGCCAGATCCGGAAGCCACTCGCAAACAGCTACGCCGGGATGCGGCGAAAGCCCGTGCGTCCATCGCGCCCCTCAAGAAAGACATTGAGGAGGCAACCGCTGCGATTGAAAAAGCTCGGACCTTTATCGAGAAAGTCGATGCGCGGCTGGCCAATGGTGGGCTCTACCGAACGGACCCCGACAGAGCTGCAGAGCTCGTACGTGGACGCGGTGCCGCGCAGAAATCCCTCGACAAAGCCGAGGACCGGTGGCTCAAGGCCTCGGACGCTTACGAAAAGGCCAAAGAAGCGGTTGCCAAAGGAGCTGATCCTAAGTCCAAGTCCTACTCGAACTGA